A genomic window from Massilia sp. METH4 includes:
- a CDS encoding CoA ester lyase — protein sequence MHPSEVLFQGERQPLLLPACDHYAGSEKLMRKSMALQQELGPVFDITFDCEDGAAAGNEEAHARLVAELVNSDDNRFNRIGVRVHDVTSAHFARDVEIIVGAAANRLAYIVLPKPDSVQDVMKAIDFINVHAVQAGRDNLPVHVLIETHGALRGVFAIAALPQVECLSFGIMDFVSSHYGAIPANAMRTPNQFGHPLVVRAKLEIAAACHAHGKVPSHNVTTDIKDSAVVANDAQRAFVEFGYTRMWSIHPSQIKPIVKAFTPRLSEVNEAAAILQEAAKVNWGPISQHGRLHDRASYRYYWTVLQRARLAGLNLPEVASALLEPQPNATENT from the coding sequence ATGCATCCATCCGAGGTCTTATTCCAGGGCGAACGCCAGCCGCTGCTGTTGCCGGCCTGCGATCACTACGCAGGTTCCGAAAAACTGATGCGCAAGTCGATGGCCCTGCAACAAGAGCTTGGCCCCGTATTCGACATCACCTTCGACTGCGAGGACGGCGCCGCGGCCGGCAACGAGGAAGCGCATGCGCGCCTCGTGGCCGAGCTGGTCAATTCCGACGACAACCGTTTCAACCGCATCGGCGTGCGCGTGCACGACGTGACCAGCGCGCATTTCGCCCGCGATGTCGAGATCATCGTCGGCGCGGCGGCAAATCGGCTCGCTTATATCGTGCTGCCCAAGCCCGACAGCGTGCAGGACGTGATGAAGGCCATCGACTTCATCAACGTGCACGCGGTGCAGGCCGGGCGCGACAATTTACCCGTGCACGTGCTGATCGAAACCCACGGCGCGCTGCGCGGCGTGTTCGCCATCGCCGCCCTGCCCCAGGTCGAATGCCTGTCGTTCGGGATCATGGATTTCGTCTCCAGCCATTACGGCGCCATTCCCGCCAACGCGATGCGCACGCCGAACCAGTTCGGGCACCCGCTGGTGGTGCGGGCCAAGCTGGAAATCGCGGCCGCCTGCCATGCGCATGGCAAGGTGCCGTCGCACAACGTCACGACCGATATCAAGGATTCGGCCGTGGTCGCCAACGACGCGCAGCGCGCATTCGTCGAATTCGGCTATACGCGCATGTGGAGCATCCACCCGAGCCAGATCAAGCCGATCGTGAAGGCGTTTACGCCACGGCTTTCGGAAGTGAACGAGGCGGCGGCGATCCTGCAGGAGGCGGCGAAGGTCAACTGGGGCCCGATCAGCCAGCATGGCCGCTTGCACGACCGCGCGAGCTATCGCTACTATTGGACGGTGCTGCAGCGCGCCAGGCTTGCGGGCTTGAATCTGCCAGAGGTGGCAAGCGCGCTGTTGGAACCACAACCCAACGCAACGGAAAACACCTGA
- a CDS encoding M14-type cytosolic carboxypeptidase, protein MTIKISQNFDSGAIDVVSAEDPANIELKLRSDSHADIHQWFHFRVQGARGTGLVLRFLNAGQATYAKGFEDYNAVASYDGENWFRVPTSFDGEVMTIRHTPDLDSVYYAYFEPYSWDRHLRLLGEVAENPVARVLDLGSSVDGRDMNLVVIGDQQAEKKIWFIARQHPGESMAEWFIEGLIDALLDDANPIARKLLQRCVFYIVPNMNPDGSVRGNLRTNAAGANLNREWMTPTQERSPEVLCVRQKIHETGVDMFFDIHGDEALPYNFVAGNEMLETFTPEQAAAQKAFIERYKNASPDFQDAVGYPISKYKADVLTLASKYIGHHFGCLSLTLEMPFKDNADLPVPHMGWNGARSAALGAAILQPILLSLDD, encoded by the coding sequence ATGACCATCAAAATCAGTCAGAACTTCGACTCCGGCGCGATCGACGTCGTGAGCGCGGAGGATCCCGCCAACATCGAGCTGAAGCTGCGCAGCGATTCGCATGCCGACATCCATCAGTGGTTCCACTTCCGGGTGCAGGGCGCGCGCGGTACGGGGCTCGTGCTGCGCTTCCTGAACGCCGGCCAGGCAACCTATGCCAAGGGCTTCGAGGACTACAACGCGGTGGCCAGCTACGATGGCGAGAACTGGTTCCGGGTGCCGACCTCGTTCGATGGCGAAGTGATGACGATCCGGCACACGCCGGACCTGGACAGCGTGTACTACGCCTACTTCGAGCCGTACTCGTGGGACCGCCACCTGCGCCTCCTGGGCGAAGTGGCCGAGAATCCGGTGGCGCGCGTGCTCGACCTGGGTTCTTCCGTCGACGGGCGCGACATGAACCTGGTGGTGATCGGCGACCAGCAGGCGGAAAAGAAGATCTGGTTCATCGCCCGCCAGCATCCGGGCGAATCGATGGCCGAATGGTTCATCGAGGGTTTGATCGATGCGCTGCTGGACGATGCCAATCCCATCGCCCGCAAACTGCTGCAACGCTGTGTGTTCTACATCGTGCCGAACATGAACCCGGACGGTTCGGTGCGCGGCAACCTGCGCACGAACGCGGCCGGCGCCAACCTGAACCGCGAGTGGATGACGCCGACGCAGGAGCGTTCGCCGGAAGTGCTGTGCGTGCGGCAGAAGATCCACGAAACGGGCGTGGACATGTTCTTCGACATCCATGGCGACGAGGCGCTGCCGTACAACTTCGTCGCCGGCAACGAGATGCTGGAAACCTTCACGCCGGAGCAGGCCGCCGCGCAGAAGGCCTTCATCGAGCGCTACAAGAATGCCAGCCCGGACTTCCAGGACGCGGTGGGCTATCCGATCAGCAAGTACAAGGCGGATGTGCTGACCCTGGCCTCGAAATACATCGGCCACCACTTCGGCTGCCTGTCGCTGACGCTGGAAATGCCGTTCAAGGACAACGCCGACCTGCCCGTGCCGCACATGGGCTGGAACGGCGCGCGCAGCGCCGCGCTGGGCGCCGCGATCCTGCAACCGATCCTGCTGTCACTGGACGACTGA
- a CDS encoding catalase, with protein sequence MSQPPITTASGIPVADNQNSASAGARGPLLLQDFHLIEKLQHFNRERIPERVVHAKGSGAYGTFTVTHDITRFTKARLFSAIGKQTETFLRFSTVGGEKGSADTERDPRGFAVRFYTEEGNWDLVGNNTPVFFLKDGIKFPDFIHTQKRDPQTNLKSATMMFDFWSKAPESLHQVTTLFSSRGTPDGYRHMHGFGSHTYSLINDAGERVYVKWHFLTQQGIKNLTAADAVRIAGEDPDYAQRDLFNAIARGEFPRWTVSIQVATEAELAAWEQRTGWNPFDLTKVWPHGDFPLRQVGVLELNRNPLNYHAEVEQAALSPANVVPGMGYSPDKMLQARLFAYHDAQLYRVGTNHQYLPVNAPRCPVHNQQRDGAMAFANGGAEQNYHTVQAGGSGVQGLGHGEPALALSGPAGIYDPRGTDDDYTQAGNLFRVLDAAEQQNLFDNLAGPLSQVSDEIIARQLGHFDKADKAYGAGVRAALKKRGRNVD encoded by the coding sequence ATGAGCCAGCCGCCAATCACTACCGCATCGGGCATTCCGGTCGCCGACAACCAGAACTCGGCCAGCGCCGGCGCACGTGGCCCGCTGTTGCTGCAGGACTTCCACCTGATCGAGAAGCTGCAGCACTTCAACCGTGAGCGCATTCCCGAGCGCGTCGTCCACGCCAAGGGCTCCGGCGCCTACGGCACGTTCACGGTCACGCACGACATCACGCGATTCACGAAGGCCAGGCTGTTCTCGGCCATCGGCAAACAGACCGAGACGTTCCTGCGCTTCTCGACCGTGGGCGGCGAGAAGGGCAGCGCCGACACCGAGCGCGATCCACGCGGCTTCGCGGTGCGCTTCTATACCGAGGAAGGCAACTGGGACCTGGTGGGCAACAACACGCCCGTGTTCTTCCTGAAGGATGGCATCAAGTTCCCCGACTTCATCCACACGCAGAAGCGCGACCCGCAAACGAACCTGAAGTCGGCCACGATGATGTTCGACTTCTGGAGCAAGGCGCCGGAAAGCCTGCACCAGGTGACCACGCTGTTCTCCAGCCGCGGCACGCCGGACGGCTACCGCCACATGCACGGCTTCGGCAGCCACACCTACAGCCTGATCAACGATGCGGGCGAGCGCGTGTACGTGAAGTGGCACTTCCTGACGCAGCAGGGCATCAAGAACCTGACCGCGGCCGATGCCGTGCGGATCGCCGGCGAAGACCCGGACTACGCACAGCGCGACCTGTTCAACGCCATTGCACGGGGCGAGTTCCCGCGCTGGACCGTGTCGATCCAGGTGGCGACCGAAGCGGAACTGGCCGCATGGGAGCAGCGCACCGGCTGGAACCCGTTCGACCTGACGAAAGTCTGGCCGCATGGCGACTTCCCGCTGCGGCAGGTGGGAGTGCTGGAACTGAACCGCAACCCGCTCAACTACCACGCCGAAGTGGAGCAGGCCGCGCTGTCGCCCGCGAACGTGGTGCCGGGCATGGGCTACTCGCCGGACAAGATGCTGCAGGCCCGCCTGTTCGCCTACCACGACGCGCAGCTGTACCGCGTGGGCACGAACCACCAGTACCTGCCGGTGAACGCTCCGCGCTGCCCGGTGCACAACCAGCAACGCGACGGCGCCATGGCCTTCGCCAACGGCGGCGCCGAGCAGAATTATCACACGGTGCAGGCTGGCGGCTCGGGCGTGCAGGGCCTGGGGCACGGCGAACCGGCCCTGGCGCTGAGCGGCCCGGCCGGCATCTACGACCCGCGCGGCACGGATGACGACTACACGCAGGCAGGCAACCTGTTCCGCGTGCTGGACGCTGCCGAGCAGCAGAACCTGTTCGACAACCTGGCCGGCCCGCTGTCGCAGGTGTCCGACGAGATCATCGCCCGCCAGCTGGGGCATTTCGACAAGGCGGACAAGGCCTATGGCGCCGGTGTGCGCGCGGCGCTGAAGAAGCGGGGGCGCAACGTCGACTGA
- a CDS encoding DUF2863 family protein: MRRPSKDSSQKLSADSQRLSTLAQAVGQAGSRIEERSWERALDVQLTKLLKTSHQDTVDAALNSLFAVDLAAYDVLMDSVEAVSESATITVETDGAPVQYDVLLVAAPILAWTRYSIASGPVPADILNTLSAHFSAHLLADGTKMAMASNLFSIDQLPRTHAETYAKMHKLAQAAVKGVAVKTDVKPPETAPFLADTRYLIVAIVAPAGGPMFRWQMPAAHLHQADERRNALDAWRTQATPTVARLLPGCGIELLLPEAYYMACREADKLIRPVSIRAAVHYLTHTLACEPSDLRAVIAGFGEESADGQIDEYRVAFTRRSDTDVIYGVVWPLYGQEDEEGTPPEGPLAGGLANLLQPRTPVEEIVEHLGAAGVSVVKKLSERYVAEYCDDCGAPLFADPAGELVHAEMPEDAPAGTEHFH; encoded by the coding sequence ATGCGTCGCCCATCCAAAGATTCATCCCAAAAATTGTCTGCCGACAGCCAGCGCCTTTCCACTCTTGCCCAGGCCGTGGGCCAGGCGGGCAGCCGTATCGAGGAGCGCAGCTGGGAGCGTGCGCTGGACGTGCAGCTGACCAAGCTCCTGAAGACGAGCCACCAGGACACCGTCGACGCCGCGCTGAACAGCCTGTTCGCGGTCGACCTGGCCGCCTACGACGTGCTGATGGACAGCGTGGAAGCCGTCAGCGAATCGGCCACCATCACGGTCGAGACCGACGGCGCGCCGGTCCAGTACGACGTGCTGCTCGTGGCCGCGCCGATTCTGGCATGGACGCGTTATTCGATCGCTTCCGGCCCCGTCCCGGCCGACATCCTGAACACCCTCTCCGCCCACTTCTCCGCCCACCTGCTGGCCGATGGCACGAAGATGGCCATGGCGTCGAACCTGTTCTCGATCGACCAGCTGCCGCGCACGCACGCCGAAACCTATGCCAAGATGCACAAGCTGGCCCAGGCCGCCGTGAAGGGCGTGGCCGTGAAGACGGACGTGAAGCCGCCCGAGACGGCGCCGTTCCTGGCCGATACGCGCTACCTGATCGTGGCGATCGTTGCGCCCGCCGGCGGCCCGATGTTCCGCTGGCAGATGCCGGCCGCCCACCTGCACCAGGCGGACGAGCGCCGCAACGCGCTGGACGCGTGGCGCACGCAGGCCACGCCGACCGTGGCGCGCCTGCTGCCGGGCTGCGGCATCGAGCTGCTGCTGCCGGAAGCGTATTACATGGCTTGCCGCGAGGCGGACAAGCTGATCCGCCCTGTCTCGATCCGCGCCGCCGTGCACTACCTCACGCATACGCTGGCCTGCGAGCCATCCGACCTGCGTGCCGTGATCGCCGGCTTCGGCGAGGAATCGGCCGACGGCCAGATCGACGAATACCGCGTGGCGTTCACGCGCCGTTCGGATACCGATGTGATCTACGGGGTCGTGTGGCCGCTGTACGGCCAGGAAGACGAGGAAGGCACGCCGCCGGAAGGCCCGCTGGCGGGCGGCCTGGCCAACCTGCTGCAGCCGCGCACGCCAGTCGAGGAAATCGTCGAGCACCTGGGTGCCGCGGGCGTTTCCGTCGTCAAGAAACTGTCGGAGCGCTACGTGGCCGAGTACTGCGACGATTGCGGCGCCCCGCTGTTCGCCGACCCTGCCGGCGAACTGGTGCATGCTGAAATGCCGGAAGACGCGCCGGCCGGCACCGAGCACTTCCACTGA
- a CDS encoding CYTH domain-containing protein, with translation MGIEIERKFLVLGDGWLKEGEPVLLRQGYLSSHPERVVRVRIEGDHAVMTIKSKAVGVSRGEWEYPLPMADAMEFLDRLCEQPIIEKYRRRIAHAGFVWEVDEFLGVNAGLVVAEIELPSEDTVFDKPDWVGEEVTHDKRYLNSNLIGHPYKDW, from the coding sequence ATGGGCATCGAGATCGAACGCAAGTTCCTGGTACTGGGGGACGGCTGGCTGAAGGAGGGCGAGCCCGTGTTGTTGCGCCAGGGGTACCTGTCCTCGCATCCGGAGCGCGTGGTCCGGGTGCGGATAGAGGGCGACCATGCCGTCATGACGATCAAGAGCAAGGCCGTGGGCGTGTCGCGCGGAGAGTGGGAGTATCCGCTGCCGATGGCCGACGCGATGGAATTCCTCGACCGGCTGTGCGAGCAGCCGATCATCGAGAAGTACCGGCGCCGCATCGCGCATGCCGGCTTCGTGTGGGAGGTCGACGAGTTCCTCGGCGTGAACGCGGGCCTGGTCGTGGCGGAGATCGAGTTGCCTTCGGAAGATACGGTGTTCGACAAGCCGGACTGGGTGGGCGAAGAGGTCACGCACGACAAGCGCTACCTGAACTCGAACCTGATCGGTCATCCGTACAAGGACTGGTAG
- the acnA gene encoding aconitate hydratase AcnA, with translation MSSNTFNTLKEFPISGKTKGKLYSLPALEQALGAKISRLPVSIRVVLESVLRNCDGKKVTEEHVKQLANWAPTGERTDEIPFVVARVVLQDFTGVPLLADLAAMRNVAYKQGANPKKIEPLVPVDLVVDHSVTIDHFREPKALDLNMKLEFQRNNERYQFMKWGMQAFDTFGVVPPGFGIVHQVNLEYLARGVHNADGVYYPDSLVGTDSHTTMINGIGVVGWGVGGIEAEAGMLGQPVYFLTPDVIGVNLTGQLREGCTATDLVLTITEMLRKEKVVGKFVEFFGEGTASLSVTDRATIGNMAPEYGATMGFFPVDDKTIEYFEGTGRTREEIDAFQAYFKAQNMYGVPRAGEIDYTRELHLDLATVTPSLAGPKRPQDRIEIGNVKATFTDLFSKPTTQNGFNKNPADLTATYETTNGVQVKNGDILIAAITSCTNTSNPSVLLAAGLLAKKAVEAGLTVAPHIKSSLAPGSRVVTEYLEAAGLLPYLDKLGFGVTAYGCTTCIGNAGDLTPELNAAITSNDIVAAAVLSGNRNFEARIHPNIRANFLASPPLVVAYAIAGNVTRDLMTEPVGKGTGGRDVYLGDIWPTSAEIEGLMKFAMNSEVFKANYAQVKSNPGKLWEAVSSVEGQVYNWPESTYIAEPPFFEGFEMQPKSSDNANITGARALGVFGDSITTDHISPAGSIKEDGPAGKWLKEHGVSKADFNSYGSRRGNHEIMMRGTFANVRIKNKMIPPKADGSAVEGGITIHQPTGEQMSIYDAAMKYVADGTPTMIFGGEEYGTGSSRDWAAKGTQLLGVKAVITRSFERIHRSNLVGMGVLPLQFIGNDSVESLGITGKETYDLIGLEGEIKPQQLATLVINREDGSKQEVKVLLRIDTPIEVDYYKHGGILPFVLRQLLAA, from the coding sequence ATGTCAAGTAACACATTCAACACGCTCAAGGAATTCCCGATTTCCGGCAAGACCAAGGGCAAACTGTACTCCCTGCCCGCGCTGGAACAGGCCCTGGGCGCCAAGATCTCCCGCCTGCCGGTGTCGATCCGCGTGGTGCTGGAATCCGTGCTGCGCAACTGCGACGGCAAGAAGGTGACCGAAGAGCACGTGAAGCAGCTGGCCAATTGGGCGCCGACCGGCGAACGCACCGACGAGATCCCGTTCGTGGTGGCCCGCGTGGTGCTGCAGGACTTCACCGGCGTGCCGCTGCTGGCCGACCTGGCCGCCATGCGCAACGTCGCCTACAAGCAGGGCGCGAACCCGAAGAAGATCGAACCGCTGGTGCCGGTCGACCTGGTTGTCGACCACTCGGTCACGATCGACCACTTCCGCGAGCCGAAGGCGCTGGACCTGAACATGAAGCTGGAATTCCAGCGCAATAACGAGCGCTACCAGTTCATGAAGTGGGGCATGCAGGCCTTCGACACGTTCGGCGTGGTGCCGCCGGGCTTCGGCATCGTCCACCAGGTGAACCTGGAATACCTGGCACGCGGCGTGCACAACGCCGATGGCGTGTACTACCCGGACTCGCTGGTGGGTACCGACTCCCACACCACCATGATCAACGGTATCGGCGTGGTGGGCTGGGGCGTGGGCGGCATCGAGGCGGAAGCCGGCATGCTGGGCCAGCCCGTGTACTTCCTGACGCCGGACGTGATCGGCGTGAACCTGACCGGCCAGCTGCGCGAAGGCTGCACGGCGACCGACCTGGTGCTGACGATCACCGAGATGCTGCGTAAAGAGAAGGTCGTGGGCAAGTTCGTCGAGTTCTTCGGCGAAGGTACCGCGTCGCTGTCCGTGACGGACCGCGCCACCATCGGCAACATGGCACCGGAATACGGCGCCACGATGGGCTTCTTCCCGGTCGACGACAAGACCATCGAATACTTCGAAGGCACCGGCCGCACGCGCGAGGAAATCGACGCGTTCCAGGCCTACTTCAAGGCCCAGAACATGTACGGCGTGCCCCGCGCCGGCGAAATCGACTACACCCGCGAACTGCACCTGGACCTGGCCACGGTGACCCCGTCGCTGGCCGGCCCGAAGCGCCCGCAGGACCGTATCGAGATCGGCAACGTGAAGGCCACCTTCACCGACCTGTTCTCCAAGCCGACCACGCAGAACGGCTTCAACAAGAACCCGGCAGACCTGACCGCCACCTACGAAACGACCAACGGCGTGCAGGTGAAGAACGGCGACATTCTGATCGCCGCCATCACCTCGTGCACCAACACGTCGAACCCGAGCGTGCTGCTTGCCGCCGGCCTGCTGGCCAAGAAGGCTGTCGAAGCCGGCCTGACCGTGGCACCGCACATCAAGTCCTCGCTGGCCCCCGGCTCGCGCGTGGTGACCGAGTACCTGGAAGCGGCAGGCCTCTTGCCGTACCTGGACAAGCTGGGCTTCGGCGTGACCGCCTACGGCTGCACCACCTGCATCGGTAACGCGGGCGACCTGACGCCGGAACTGAACGCCGCCATCACGAGCAACGATATCGTGGCCGCCGCCGTGCTGTCCGGCAACCGCAACTTCGAAGCGCGTATCCACCCGAACATCCGCGCCAACTTCCTGGCTTCGCCGCCGCTGGTCGTCGCCTACGCGATCGCCGGCAACGTGACGCGCGACCTGATGACCGAGCCGGTGGGCAAGGGCACGGGCGGCCGCGACGTGTACCTGGGCGACATCTGGCCGACCTCGGCCGAGATCGAAGGCCTGATGAAGTTCGCGATGAACTCGGAAGTGTTCAAGGCCAACTACGCCCAGGTGAAGAGCAACCCGGGCAAGCTGTGGGAAGCCGTGTCGTCCGTCGAAGGCCAGGTGTACAACTGGCCGGAATCGACCTACATCGCCGAGCCGCCGTTCTTCGAAGGCTTCGAGATGCAGCCGAAATCGTCGGATAACGCCAACATCACCGGCGCCCGCGCGCTGGGCGTGTTCGGCGACTCGATCACGACCGACCACATCTCCCCGGCCGGCTCGATCAAGGAAGACGGCCCGGCAGGCAAGTGGCTGAAGGAACACGGCGTATCGAAGGCCGACTTCAACTCCTATGGCTCGCGCCGCGGCAACCACGAGATCATGATGCGCGGCACCTTCGCCAACGTGCGCATCAAGAACAAGATGATCCCGCCGAAGGCCGACGGTTCCGCGGTGGAAGGCGGCATCACGATTCACCAGCCGACCGGCGAACAGATGTCGATCTACGACGCCGCCATGAAATACGTCGCCGACGGCACCCCGACCATGATCTTCGGCGGTGAAGAATACGGCACCGGCTCGTCGCGCGACTGGGCCGCGAAGGGCACCCAGCTGCTGGGCGTGAAGGCCGTGATCACCCGTTCCTTCGAGCGTATCCACCGCTCGAACCTGGTGGGCATGGGCGTGCTGCCGCTGCAATTCATCGGCAACGACAGCGTGGAATCGCTGGGCATCACCGGCAAGGAAACCTACGACCTGATCGGCCTGGAAGGCGAGATCAAGCCGCAGCAACTGGCCACCCTGGTGATCAACCGCGAAGACGGCTCGAAGCAGGAAGTGAAAGTGCTGCTGCGCATCGACACGCCGATCGAAGTCGACTACTACAAGCATGGCGGCATCCTGCCGTTCGTGCTGCGCCAGCTGCTGGCTGCTTAA
- a CDS encoding malate dehydrogenase, with translation MAKTPMRVAVTGAAGQIGYSLLFRIANGDMLGKDQPVILQLLEIDNEKAQKALKGVMMEIDDCAFPLLAGMTAHSDPMTAFKDVDVALLVGARPRGPGMERKDLLEANAQIFTVQGKALDAVASRNVKVLVVGNPANTNAYIAMKSAPSLPAKNFTAMLRLDHNRALSQVAAKTGKAVKDIEKLTVWGNHSPTMYADYRFATVDGQSVKDLINDQEWNANTFLPTVGKRGAAIIEARGLSSAASAANAAIDHVRDWVLGTNGKWTTMGVPSNGSYGIPEGVMFGFPVTTENGEYKIVQGLEIDEFSQERINLTLKELLEERDGVKHLLP, from the coding sequence ATGGCTAAAACCCCAATGCGTGTTGCCGTTACCGGCGCCGCCGGCCAGATCGGCTATTCCCTGCTGTTCCGCATCGCCAACGGCGACATGCTGGGCAAAGACCAGCCGGTCATCCTGCAACTGCTCGAGATCGACAACGAAAAGGCACAGAAGGCGCTGAAGGGCGTCATGATGGAAATCGACGACTGCGCATTCCCGCTGCTGGCAGGCATGACCGCCCACTCGGACCCGATGACCGCCTTCAAGGATGTCGACGTGGCCCTGCTGGTCGGCGCGCGTCCGCGCGGCCCGGGCATGGAGCGCAAGGACCTGCTGGAAGCCAATGCGCAGATCTTCACGGTGCAGGGCAAGGCGCTGGACGCCGTTGCTTCGCGCAACGTGAAAGTGCTGGTGGTGGGCAACCCGGCCAACACCAACGCCTACATCGCCATGAAATCGGCACCTTCCCTGCCGGCCAAGAACTTCACCGCCATGCTGCGCCTGGATCACAACCGCGCCCTGTCGCAAGTGGCCGCCAAGACCGGCAAGGCCGTCAAGGACATCGAGAAGCTGACCGTGTGGGGCAACCACTCGCCGACGATGTACGCCGACTACCGCTTCGCCACCGTCGACGGCCAGTCCGTGAAGGACCTGATCAACGACCAGGAATGGAACGCCAACACGTTCCTGCCGACCGTGGGCAAGCGCGGCGCCGCCATCATCGAGGCGCGCGGCCTGTCGTCGGCTGCTTCGGCCGCCAACGCCGCCATCGACCACGTGCGTGACTGGGTGCTGGGCACCAACGGCAAGTGGACCACGATGGGCGTGCCGTCCAACGGTTCCTACGGCATTCCGGAAGGCGTGATGTTCGGCTTCCCGGTCACCACCGAGAACGGCGAATACAAGATCGTTCAGGGCCTGGAAATCGACGAATTCTCCCAGGAACGCATCAACCTCACGCTGAAGGAACTGCTGGAAGAGCGTGACGGCGTGAAGCACCTGCTGCCGTAA